In the Hordeum vulgare subsp. vulgare chromosome 7H, MorexV3_pseudomolecules_assembly, whole genome shotgun sequence genome, one interval contains:
- the LOC123412600 gene encoding uncharacterized protein LOC123412600: protein MTIQTLAPAPLEVLREKKEAPATTVLSGGGGGGGEEEMREGAGSSYPPPCHRRSRRLVPTTTLPEEGACGLLDYMAKSGWRHRGRARSARKRGTWSINTEPCSRDLRSAGKGQKHGCRRNNDHWTFEEVKELVDGISVYGVGHWAKLKNERFRTSVRTAEHLKDKWRNLLKAYTGNANRRISPPLDRDCVKKIQRLAADYPRK from the exons ATGACAATACAAACACTTGCGCCTGCTCCACTGGAGGTGCTTCGTGAGAAAAAGGAGGCCCCTGCCACCACAGTCctcagcggaggaggaggaggaggaggagaggaggagatgagAGAGGGAGCAGGGTCTAGCTACCCGCCACCTTGTCATCGGAGAAGCAGGAGGCTTGTGCCCACCACCACACTACCAGAGGAGGGGGCCTGCGGTCTACTAG ATTACATGGCAAAAAGTGGTTGGAGGCACAGGGGTCGCGCGAGAAGTGCACGCAAGAGAGGAACATGGTCGATAAACACGGAACCATGCTCCCGAGACTTGCGCTCTGCCGGTAAAGGCCAAAAACATGGGTGCAGAAGAAACAACGACCACTGGACATTTGAAGAGGTGAAAGAGCTAGTGGATGGCATATCTGTATATGGGGTTGGGCACTGGGCTAaattgaagaatgaaaggtttcgGACATCAGTTCGAACGGCGGAGCATCTTAAG GATAAATGGAGGAATCTGTTGAAAGCCTACACG GGAAATGCAAACAGAAGGATCTCGCCACCTCTAGATAGGGATTGCGTTAAAAAGATCCAGAGGCTAGCAGCTGATTACCCTCGAAAATGA